One part of the Marichromatium purpuratum 984 genome encodes these proteins:
- a CDS encoding GGDEF domain-containing protein, protein MASQDTNHWKEKYYGTLDTLEAKEKAWAQIEKTLRYAVSRLSLAVETPDKTFEEQLESLRQAIRKNATAKQIGLLMEDISESMLRLDEQRAQPDDLDRAIARLDDLLEQQRLPGALKKETKTLRKRLRDARREPGFGAALAAYSDYARTLTGWLASSEQGSEGLFGRLFGGHRESGAEQTPSEPTDLDAQPAEIEAPLPPSDDLVTTLDPSLPAFNLVLLDLIHRLDLPEVFTKQFSAITTLLRDEPSAETAERAVTEIADLLARARHHLEQEKKDIEHFLSQLTGRLEALDRYLEASFGQREENARQGASIDADMSAEVARIRRSVDAAQDVDQLKLSIQGHLSNIQQHMDARRSLEQEQLSQARAEIDHLKQQLGKVQEESGELRQLLHEARQRALFDNLTGLSNRLAYDERIAQECERWARYGHPAVLSIWDVDFFKRINDHFGHTAGDNVLKILGKLLRTSIRKSDFVARFGGEEFMMLLPETSIETALEVAEKLREQVAASRFQYRGQPVPVTMSCGLAAFIEDDTPEDVYRRADAALYEAKRAGRNCCRIHAG, encoded by the coding sequence AGGCGAAGGAGAAGGCTTGGGCGCAGATCGAGAAGACGCTGCGTTACGCCGTCTCGCGCCTGAGCCTCGCGGTGGAGACCCCGGACAAGACGTTCGAGGAACAGCTCGAGTCCTTGCGTCAGGCGATCCGCAAGAACGCCACGGCCAAGCAGATCGGCTTGCTGATGGAGGACATCTCCGAGTCGATGCTGCGTCTCGACGAGCAGCGCGCCCAGCCCGACGACCTCGATCGCGCCATCGCCCGGCTCGATGACCTGCTCGAGCAGCAGCGTCTCCCCGGGGCGCTGAAGAAAGAGACCAAGACGCTGCGCAAGCGGCTGCGCGATGCGCGGCGCGAGCCGGGGTTCGGCGCCGCGCTCGCCGCCTATTCCGACTATGCCCGCACCCTCACCGGCTGGCTCGCCAGCTCCGAGCAAGGCAGCGAGGGGCTGTTCGGGCGGCTGTTCGGCGGACACCGCGAGAGCGGCGCCGAGCAGACGCCGTCGGAGCCGACCGACCTCGACGCCCAGCCCGCCGAGATCGAGGCCCCGCTGCCGCCGAGCGACGACCTCGTCACCACGCTCGATCCGTCGCTACCGGCCTTCAATCTGGTGCTGCTCGATCTGATCCACCGTCTCGACCTGCCCGAGGTCTTCACCAAGCAGTTCAGCGCCATCACCACGCTGCTGCGCGACGAGCCGAGCGCCGAGACCGCCGAGCGCGCGGTCACCGAGATCGCCGACTTGCTGGCACGCGCGCGTCATCATCTCGAGCAGGAGAAGAAGGACATCGAGCACTTCCTCTCCCAGCTCACCGGACGGCTCGAGGCGCTCGATCGCTATCTCGAGGCCTCGTTCGGGCAGCGTGAGGAGAACGCCCGACAGGGCGCCTCGATCGATGCCGACATGTCCGCCGAGGTCGCCCGCATCCGCCGCTCGGTCGATGCCGCCCAGGACGTCGATCAGCTCAAGCTCTCGATCCAGGGACACCTGAGCAACATCCAGCAGCACATGGACGCGCGACGCAGCCTGGAGCAGGAGCAGCTGAGCCAGGCACGCGCCGAGATCGATCATCTCAAGCAGCAATTGGGCAAGGTCCAGGAGGAGAGCGGCGAGCTGCGCCAGCTGCTGCACGAGGCGCGCCAGCGCGCGCTGTTCGACAACCTCACCGGGCTGAGCAACCGGCTGGCCTATGACGAGCGCATCGCCCAGGAGTGCGAGCGCTGGGCGCGCTACGGCCACCCGGCAGTGCTGAGCATCTGGGATGTCGACTTCTTCAAGCGGATCAACGACCACTTCGGTCACACCGCCGGCGACAACGTGCTCAAGATCCTCGGCAAGCTGTTGCGCACCTCGATCCGCAAGAGCGACTTCGTCGCCCGTTTCGGCGGCGAGGAGTTCATGATGCTGCTGCCCGAGACCTCGATCGAGACCGCGCTCGAGGTCGCCGAGAAGCTGCGCGAACAGGTCGCCGCCTCACGCTTCCAGTACCGCGGTCAACCGGTGCCGGTGACCATGTCCTGCGGGCTGGCCGCCTTCATCGAGGACGACACCCCGGAGGACGTCTACCGCCGCGCCGACGCCGCGCTCTACGAGGCCAAGCGCGCCGGGCGCAACTGCTGCCGGATCCACGCCGGCTGA
- a CDS encoding vWA domain-containing protein yields MSRLNLGFVPLLLCLLLLPGTLFAAPEDVRLLIDVSGSMRQNDPANLRVPALRLVNSLLPAGARAGVWTFAEGTEVLAAPGAVDDDWRRRTSANLRRVHSRGLFTDIEAALKAATADWDGPPGEGARHVILLTDGLVDVAKDDTRDAASRRRILSEQLERLRELGVKVHAVALSDNVDTELLEALTERTGGWLESASSAEQLQRVFLHMLEQSAAPTTVPIEGNRFEIDAQVSEFTLLVFRAPGGETRLVSPDGQTLSATAHGPMVQWRGEPGYDLVTIERPAPGRWTLDGGLDPDNRVAVVTDLGIDAAPIPAALHSGDTLRLEAWITDHGAPVARTDFLKLLSAKAILTLADDPTRRIDQPLALDPTRNRFTAEVKANAFAAGVYDLSLLIDGETFKRQLQRRLRVTPTPLTLDYQARVLEPASPSENGDAAADAAPRPPAQLRVVLNLERDQVAAESLFGYVRLEGPEGTQSLLEIAAPTSLPMLYELPVTQPGSYRVGARLAARTVNGSSILLEPPDETLEFAFTAPVEEPPAPPPGAFSWLVFALYVLGANLLLAAALGLTWWLFKRAAAKQAAAEG; encoded by the coding sequence GTGAGCCGCCTCAATCTCGGCTTCGTGCCCCTGCTGCTGTGTCTGTTGCTCCTGCCCGGGACGCTGTTCGCCGCGCCCGAGGACGTGCGACTGCTGATCGACGTCTCCGGCAGCATGCGCCAGAACGATCCCGCCAACCTGCGGGTACCGGCGCTGCGGCTGGTCAACTCGCTGCTGCCGGCCGGCGCGCGCGCCGGGGTCTGGACCTTCGCCGAGGGCACCGAGGTGCTGGCCGCGCCCGGGGCGGTCGACGACGACTGGCGCCGGCGCACCAGCGCGAACCTCCGGCGGGTGCACTCGCGCGGGCTGTTCACCGATATCGAGGCCGCGCTGAAGGCGGCCACCGCCGACTGGGACGGTCCGCCCGGCGAGGGCGCGCGCCATGTCATCCTGCTCACCGACGGGCTGGTCGATGTCGCCAAGGACGATACCCGCGATGCCGCCTCGCGTCGGCGCATCCTCTCCGAGCAGCTCGAGCGGCTGCGCGAGCTGGGGGTGAAGGTGCACGCGGTGGCGCTCTCCGACAACGTCGACACCGAGCTGCTCGAGGCGCTCACCGAGCGTACCGGCGGCTGGCTGGAGTCGGCCTCCAGCGCCGAGCAGCTGCAACGGGTCTTCCTCCACATGCTCGAACAGTCGGCGGCGCCGACCACGGTGCCGATCGAGGGCAACCGCTTCGAGATCGACGCCCAGGTCTCCGAGTTCACCCTGTTGGTGTTCCGCGCCCCCGGCGGCGAGACCCGGCTGGTCAGTCCCGATGGCCAGACGCTCTCGGCCACCGCGCACGGTCCCATGGTGCAGTGGCGCGGCGAGCCCGGCTACGACCTGGTCACCATCGAGCGCCCGGCGCCCGGGCGCTGGACGCTCGACGGCGGGCTCGATCCCGACAACCGTGTGGCGGTGGTCACCGATCTCGGCATCGACGCCGCGCCGATACCGGCGGCGCTGCACTCGGGCGACACCCTGAGGCTTGAGGCCTGGATCACCGATCACGGCGCACCGGTCGCCCGCACCGACTTCCTCAAGCTGCTCTCGGCCAAGGCGATCCTCACCCTGGCCGATGATCCGACGCGGCGCATCGACCAGCCGCTCGCGCTCGATCCGACGCGCAATCGCTTCACCGCCGAGGTCAAGGCCAACGCCTTCGCCGCCGGGGTCTACGACCTCAGCCTGCTGATCGACGGCGAGACCTTCAAGCGTCAGCTGCAGCGTCGTCTGCGTGTCACCCCGACGCCGCTGACCCTCGACTATCAGGCACGGGTGCTCGAGCCCGCCTCGCCGAGCGAGAACGGTGACGCGGCGGCGGACGCCGCGCCCAGGCCGCCGGCGCAGCTGCGGGTGGTGCTCAATCTCGAGCGCGATCAGGTCGCCGCCGAGAGCCTGTTCGGCTATGTCCGGCTGGAGGGACCCGAGGGCACGCAATCGCTGCTCGAGATCGCCGCGCCGACGTCCCTGCCGATGCTCTACGAGCTGCCGGTCACACAGCCCGGCAGCTATCGGGTCGGCGCGCGGCTGGCCGCGCGTACCGTCAACGGCAGTTCGATCCTGCTCGAACCCCCCGACGAGACCCTGGAGTTCGCCTTTACCGCGCCCGTCGAGGAGCCGCCGGCACCGCCGCCGGGCGCGTTCTCCTGGCTGGTGTTCGCGCTCTATGTGCTCGGCGCCAACCTGCTGCTCGCCGCCGCGCTCGGGCTGACCTGGTGGTTGTTCAAGCGGGCCGCGGCGAAGCAGGCCGCCGCGGAGGGGTGA
- a CDS encoding sensor histidine kinase: MDFSDILASSIHDIKNSLGLIFNSLDDLVDDPANQLADPRKASLIKHEVQRANSNLLQLLTLYKLGNAQLATRIAEHNLEEFCEEVVAECQAVCAALGLELGYDCDPELSGYFDWELVRGVLTSSIGNAQRYARARIRLSAAEEQGMLVIRVEDDGAGFPGALIGLLPDDGHAEWPESETAPGASRTRLGLYFAHQVARLHHTPEAFGRIRLTNAHRLPGGCFELWLP, from the coding sequence ATGGACTTCTCCGACATCCTCGCCTCCTCGATCCACGACATCAAGAACTCGCTCGGGCTGATCTTCAACAGCCTCGACGATCTGGTCGACGATCCCGCCAATCAGCTCGCCGACCCGCGCAAGGCGAGCCTGATCAAGCACGAGGTGCAGCGCGCCAACAGCAATCTGTTGCAGTTGCTCACCCTCTACAAACTCGGCAACGCCCAGCTCGCGACCCGTATCGCCGAGCACAATCTCGAGGAGTTCTGCGAGGAGGTGGTCGCCGAGTGCCAGGCGGTGTGTGCCGCGCTCGGTCTCGAACTCGGCTACGACTGCGACCCCGAACTCAGCGGTTACTTCGATTGGGAGCTGGTGCGCGGGGTGCTGACCAGCAGCATCGGTAACGCCCAGCGCTATGCCCGCGCCCGCATCCGCCTCAGCGCCGCCGAGGAGCAGGGGATGCTGGTGATCCGTGTCGAGGACGACGGCGCCGGCTTTCCCGGCGCTTTGATCGGTCTGCTGCCCGATGACGGTCACGCCGAGTGGCCCGAGTCCGAGACCGCGCCGGGGGCGAGTCGCACCCGACTCGGACTCTATTTCGCCCACCAAGTGGCGCGGTTGCACCACACCCCCGAGGCGTTCGGGCGGATTCGCCTGACCAATGCCCACCGTCTCCCCGGTGGCTGCTTCGAGCTGTGGCTGCCGTGA
- a CDS encoding tetratricopeptide repeat-containing response regulator, protein MAPPADFSKKTYLVIDDFSDMRSVMRSILHSLGVTRIDQARDGNEAIGLMERRHYDVVLCDYNLGSGKDGQQVLEEARHRALIGVDTIFIMVTAENTREMVMGAVEFAPDNYLAKPFTKELIKTRLAKLFERKADLAEVNRALVAKDYGRAIAALDTLIAGKPRNLAELLRLKADTCITANRYDDAMAIYDEVLEGRDLNWAHLGKGRVLFQQKQYAAAQEVFAHLLELDPNFIPGYDWLAHAQFAQKAFPAAEQTLQKGAKLSPRSVERQQRLGELALSNDDREVAEGAFDRAVAFAKHSVHNHPSIYAGLAKAKSANDKHAEALKVIGEIDKTFGDDPQAAFYKASTTAVVKQRQGDAQGATEAFAAAGEAMNALGELASPQLALEMVKTCSELGEPEQATGYLRTAIANNHDDHAFLAEVMHVCEESGIAEEADAAIRAIQQDVVRTNNQGVRLIKQGEFAAAIELLRQAADEMPANKTINLNAAKACIIKMERHGTSPEEVQLVRRYIERVQHVAPGDWRLNDVQTRLQRLATES, encoded by the coding sequence ATGGCGCCACCGGCCGATTTCTCCAAGAAAACCTATCTGGTCATCGACGACTTCTCCGACATGCGCTCGGTGATGCGCAGCATCCTGCACTCGCTCGGTGTCACCCGTATCGACCAGGCCCGCGATGGTAACGAGGCGATCGGGCTGATGGAGCGCCGTCACTATGATGTGGTGCTGTGCGATTACAACCTCGGCAGCGGCAAGGACGGCCAGCAGGTGCTCGAGGAGGCACGCCATCGCGCGCTGATCGGGGTCGATACCATCTTCATCATGGTCACCGCCGAGAATACCCGCGAGATGGTGATGGGCGCGGTGGAGTTCGCCCCCGACAACTATCTCGCCAAGCCCTTCACCAAGGAGCTGATCAAGACCCGGCTGGCCAAGCTGTTCGAGCGCAAGGCCGATCTCGCCGAGGTCAACCGCGCGCTGGTGGCCAAGGACTATGGTCGGGCGATCGCCGCGCTCGACACCCTGATCGCCGGCAAGCCGCGCAATCTCGCCGAGCTGTTGCGGCTCAAGGCCGATACCTGTATCACCGCCAATCGTTACGATGACGCCATGGCGATCTACGACGAGGTGCTCGAGGGGCGCGACCTCAACTGGGCGCACCTCGGCAAGGGGCGGGTGCTGTTCCAGCAGAAGCAGTATGCCGCCGCCCAAGAAGTCTTCGCCCATCTGCTCGAACTCGACCCCAATTTCATCCCCGGCTATGACTGGCTCGCGCACGCCCAGTTCGCGCAGAAGGCCTTTCCCGCCGCCGAACAGACCCTGCAGAAGGGCGCCAAGCTCTCGCCGCGCAGCGTCGAGCGCCAGCAGCGTCTCGGCGAGCTGGCGCTGAGCAACGACGATCGCGAGGTCGCCGAGGGCGCCTTCGATCGTGCGGTGGCCTTCGCCAAGCACTCAGTACACAATCACCCCTCGATCTATGCCGGACTGGCCAAGGCCAAGAGTGCCAATGACAAGCATGCCGAGGCGCTGAAGGTGATCGGCGAGATCGACAAGACCTTCGGCGACGACCCCCAGGCGGCCTTCTACAAGGCCAGTACCACCGCGGTGGTCAAGCAGCGCCAGGGCGATGCCCAGGGCGCGACCGAGGCCTTCGCCGCGGCCGGCGAGGCGATGAACGCGCTCGGCGAGCTGGCCTCGCCACAGCTCGCGCTGGAGATGGTCAAGACCTGCTCGGAGCTGGGTGAGCCGGAGCAGGCCACGGGCTATCTGCGCACCGCGATCGCCAACAATCACGACGATCACGCCTTCCTCGCCGAGGTGATGCACGTGTGCGAGGAGAGCGGTATCGCCGAGGAGGCCGACGCGGCCATCCGCGCCATCCAGCAGGACGTGGTACGCACCAACAACCAGGGGGTGCGGTTGATCAAGCAGGGCGAGTTCGCCGCCGCCATCGAGCTGTTGCGCCAGGCCGCCGATGAGATGCCGGCCAACAAGACGATCAACCTCAACGCCGCCAAGGCCTGTATCATCAAGATGGAGCGCCACGGCACCTCGCCCGAGGAGGTCCAGCTGGTGCGTCGTTATATCGAGCGCGTCCAGCACGTCGCCCCCGGTGACTGGCGGCTCAACGACGTGCAGACACGACTGCAGCGACTGGCGACCGAGAGCTGA
- a CDS encoding c-type cytochrome, with translation MLLALALAGCDRPGEKAEAGRIPAAEQRPGDPVRGRDALLNRAVVTCGPPHAAYAERAGAAEAPALNPAGRTGRNAELPYMLTAHVDPAGVELVTSNCLGCHAAPLEGELVIGLGNEFLDLTEDPLVAIEALGAGLAPGPERAAWRRWADRIGRIADYMMTDTVGVNSANNLTLALMAHRDPQTLAWSDTPLIAPPPTRPLPVSVPPWWHLAKKHAVFYNGEGRGDHVRYMILASTTCTDSVAEARAIDAWFVDVRAYLATLRPPPYPYPIDAELARVGARVFADRCASCHGTQGADGRYPNKLVALGKVGTDPALARAAFAEADRFLDWFHDSFYGELGRSRPGLGYVAPPLDGIWATAPYLHNGAVPTLADLLESGTRPAFWRHERSAQALPEYDTERLGWRYRRLAAGKSAAMSWEERKHIYDTSLHGYGNQGHDFGDRLAPAARRALLEYLKTL, from the coding sequence ATGCTGCTCGCACTGGCGCTCGCCGGTTGCGACCGTCCGGGGGAGAAGGCCGAGGCCGGGCGCATCCCCGCCGCCGAGCAGCGCCCGGGCGATCCGGTGCGCGGGCGCGATGCCCTGCTCAATCGCGCGGTGGTGACCTGTGGCCCGCCCCATGCCGCCTATGCCGAGCGCGCCGGGGCCGCAGAGGCGCCGGCGCTCAATCCCGCCGGGCGTACCGGGCGCAACGCCGAGCTGCCCTATATGCTCACCGCCCATGTCGACCCCGCCGGGGTCGAGCTGGTGACCTCGAACTGTCTCGGCTGTCACGCCGCGCCGCTCGAGGGCGAGCTGGTGATCGGGCTGGGCAACGAGTTCCTCGATCTGACCGAGGACCCGCTGGTGGCGATCGAGGCGCTCGGCGCCGGGCTCGCACCCGGTCCCGAGCGTGCGGCCTGGCGGCGCTGGGCCGATCGTATCGGGCGCATCGCCGACTACATGATGACCGACACCGTCGGGGTGAACTCGGCCAACAACCTCACCCTGGCGCTGATGGCCCATCGCGACCCGCAGACCCTGGCCTGGTCCGACACGCCACTGATCGCACCGCCGCCGACGCGTCCGCTGCCGGTGAGCGTGCCGCCCTGGTGGCACCTGGCCAAGAAGCACGCGGTCTTCTACAACGGCGAGGGGCGCGGCGATCATGTGCGCTACATGATCCTGGCCTCGACCACCTGTACCGACAGCGTCGCCGAGGCGCGCGCGATCGATGCCTGGTTCGTCGATGTGCGCGCCTATCTCGCCACCCTGCGCCCGCCGCCCTATCCCTATCCGATCGATGCCGAGCTGGCACGCGTCGGCGCGCGCGTGTTCGCCGATCGCTGCGCGAGCTGTCACGGCACCCAGGGCGCCGACGGGCGCTATCCGAACAAGCTCGTCGCCCTCGGCAAGGTCGGCACCGACCCGGCGCTGGCGCGGGCGGCCTTCGCCGAGGCCGATCGCTTCCTCGACTGGTTCCACGACTCCTTCTATGGCGAGCTGGGGCGCTCGCGCCCCGGCCTGGGCTATGTCGCGCCGCCGCTCGACGGTATCTGGGCGACCGCGCCCTATCTGCACAACGGCGCGGTGCCGACGCTTGCCGACCTGCTCGAGAGCGGCACGCGCCCGGCCTTCTGGCGCCATGAGCGCAGCGCCCAGGCGCTGCCCGAGTACGACACCGAGCGCCTCGGCTGGCGCTATCGGCGTCTCGCTGCGGGCAAGTCGGCAGCGATGAGCTGGGAGGAGCGCAAGCATATCTACGACACCAGTCTCCATGGCTACGGCAACCAGGGGCACGACTTCGGCGACCGGCTCGCCCCGGCGGCGCGCCGTGCGCTGCTCGAGTACCTCAAGACCCTGTGA
- a CDS encoding lipocalin-like domain-containing protein encodes MSRIRLPVLALVGLLGGCEAPPPPVEQDAALLVGAAALLAPGAVPGPLDLPADHGAHPSQGLELWRLQARVEETDGRAHLLTLGVVRLTLATPPDPPLSAWRGDRLLWGWSQRLGPVGVAFEQRRARAVLGLAGARPDPPRVWVRDWTLNLGPGRPPWRLRFEDAAGRRLVLAGGAPALGLARLAATLGAEATTAGPQGYLLPGLSVSGRLLVDGRPRAVEGRAWFEHLWAGGGEGAGAGLRLTRLTLQLDESRTLACVELRRAEAGGRPIPGCVLVTDDGQVRAFRRRELRLEAQERGTHPARWRLEIPAVALAVALTPWDDAPGPIAPGVAVRVAGSAEGRVIEGWGWVESNGPEQRMRGEAE; translated from the coding sequence TTGAGCCGCATCCGGCTGCCGGTCTTGGCGCTGGTCGGGCTGCTCGGCGGTTGCGAGGCGCCCCCGCCCCCCGTCGAGCAGGATGCTGCGCTGCTCGTCGGGGCCGCCGCGCTGCTCGCCCCCGGCGCGGTGCCGGGTCCGCTGGACCTGCCCGCCGACCATGGCGCCCATCCGTCCCAGGGGCTGGAGCTGTGGCGGCTCCAGGCGCGGGTCGAGGAGACCGATGGACGGGCGCATCTGCTCACCCTGGGGGTCGTCCGCCTGACCCTGGCGACACCGCCCGATCCTCCGCTCTCGGCCTGGCGCGGCGATCGGCTGCTGTGGGGCTGGTCGCAGCGGCTGGGACCGGTCGGGGTCGCGTTCGAGCAGCGCCGCGCCCGCGCCGTGCTCGGGCTGGCCGGGGCGAGGCCGGACCCGCCGCGGGTGTGGGTGCGCGACTGGACGCTCAACCTCGGGCCGGGGCGCCCGCCCTGGCGCCTGCGCTTCGAGGATGCCGCGGGGAGGCGGCTGGTGCTCGCCGGTGGCGCCCCGGCGCTCGGGCTGGCGCGGCTTGCCGCGACCCTTGGCGCCGAGGCGACGACGGCCGGCCCGCAAGGCTATCTGTTGCCGGGGCTGAGCGTGAGCGGGCGGCTGCTCGTCGACGGCCGGCCGCGCGCGGTCGAGGGGCGCGCCTGGTTCGAGCACCTCTGGGCCGGGGGCGGGGAGGGTGCTGGTGCCGGGCTGCGCCTCACCCGGCTGACGCTCCAGCTCGACGAGTCGCGCACCCTGGCCTGTGTCGAGCTGCGTCGTGCCGAGGCGGGCGGACGACCGATCCCGGGCTGCGTGCTGGTCACTGACGACGGTCAGGTGCGCGCGTTCAGGCGGCGCGAGCTGCGTCTCGAGGCGCAGGAGCGCGGCACGCACCCGGCGCGCTGGCGCCTCGAGATCCCCGCCGTCGCGCTGGCCGTGGCGCTGACGCCCTGGGACGATGCGCCGGGGCCGATCGCGCCGGGCGTGGCGGTGCGGGTCGCCGGCAGCGCCGAAGGGCGTGTGATCGAGGGCTGGGGCTGGGTCGAGTCCAACGGGCCGGAGCAACGGATGCGCGGGGAGGCTGAATGA
- a CDS encoding M48 family metallopeptidase: MSPSSLARRLSPWLLALMLWGCASAPETGRSQLMLIDHAEEARLGARGFAQIKRELPRARDRAAQARIERIGRRIARVVELPGARWEFVLFEDPSPNAFALPGGKVGINTGILPIARTDAGLATVMAHEIAHVVARHGAEQRSQKMLAGLGAGLLSAVLGAQGVPGSDLAVQAYGVGARLGVILPYSRAHELEADRLGLFYMARAGYDPREAIAFWQRFQAASRGRAAPPEFLSTHPVDTTRLAQLRELLPEAEAIYVWKAR, encoded by the coding sequence ATGTCCCCCTCGTCGCTCGCCCGTCGGCTGTCGCCCTGGTTGCTGGCGCTGATGCTGTGGGGCTGCGCCAGCGCGCCCGAGACCGGGCGCAGCCAGCTGATGCTGATCGATCACGCCGAGGAGGCCAGGCTCGGCGCCCGTGGCTTCGCGCAGATCAAGCGCGAGCTGCCGCGCGCCCGCGACCGTGCCGCCCAGGCGCGCATCGAGCGCATCGGGCGGCGCATCGCCCGGGTCGTCGAGCTGCCCGGCGCGCGCTGGGAGTTTGTACTGTTCGAGGACCCCAGCCCCAACGCCTTCGCCTTGCCGGGCGGCAAGGTCGGGATCAACACCGGCATCCTGCCGATCGCCCGCACTGATGCCGGGCTGGCCACGGTGATGGCCCACGAGATCGCCCATGTGGTGGCGCGTCACGGCGCCGAGCAGCGCTCCCAGAAGATGCTCGCCGGACTCGGCGCCGGACTGCTCTCGGCGGTGCTCGGCGCCCAGGGCGTGCCGGGCAGCGACCTGGCGGTACAGGCCTATGGCGTCGGCGCCCGGCTCGGGGTGATCCTGCCCTATTCGCGTGCCCACGAACTCGAGGCCGACCGTCTGGGGCTCTTCTACATGGCCCGCGCCGGCTACGATCCGCGCGAGGCGATTGCCTTCTGGCAGCGTTTCCAGGCCGCCAGCCGGGGCAGGGCGGCACCGCCCGAGTTCCTCAGCACCCACCCGGTCGATACCACCCGTCTCGCGCAGCTGCGCGAGCTGCTGCCCGAGGCCGAGGCGATCTATGTGTGGAAGGCGCGCTGA
- a CDS encoding DUF3775 domain-containing protein: MSKLHIQPQTLCQIIGKVREFQAKEEVVLPDVPSSPTEDWGLQMLADHSDDMALVAMTEAIAEMSQRQRAELVALMWLGRGDYELEDWETAVDDAVGEYSLRAAAYLLVHPMVADDLEEGLIAFGYSCQE; the protein is encoded by the coding sequence ATGAGCAAGCTTCACATCCAACCCCAGACCCTGTGCCAGATCATCGGCAAGGTCCGCGAGTTCCAGGCCAAGGAGGAGGTGGTGCTGCCGGACGTCCCCTCGAGCCCGACCGAGGACTGGGGACTGCAGATGCTCGCCGACCACAGCGACGACATGGCGCTGGTGGCGATGACCGAGGCCATCGCCGAGATGAGCCAACGTCAGCGTGCCGAGCTGGTGGCACTGATGTGGCTGGGACGCGGCGACTACGAGCTGGAGGACTGGGAGACGGCGGTCGATGACGCCGTCGGCGAGTATTCGCTGCGCGCGGCGGCCTATCTGCTGGTCCACCCGATGGTCGCCGACGACCTGGAGGAAGGGCTGATCGCCTTCGGCTACTCCTGTCAGGAGTGA
- the dapB gene encoding 4-hydroxy-tetrahydrodipicolinate reductase → MTDIRIAVAGAGGRMGRALVQAVTEAEGVVLGAATERAGSSLLGTDAGELAGVGALGVTLVAELATVLDDFDVLIDFTAPTATLAHLELCRGASKRMVIGTTGFDEAGRAAIAAAAESIGIVFAPNMSVGVNLTFKLLDIAARVLGDTVDIEIIEAHHRHKVDAPSGTALRMGEVVAEALGRDLAEVAVYGREGHTGARERRTIGFETIRAGDVVGEHSVWFAAEGERVEIAHKASSRMTFASGAVRAAGWIGARARGQFDMQDVLGLRDY, encoded by the coding sequence ATGACAGACATCAGGATCGCAGTGGCCGGTGCCGGCGGGCGCATGGGGCGCGCGCTGGTACAAGCCGTCACCGAGGCTGAGGGGGTGGTGCTCGGCGCTGCCACCGAGCGCGCGGGCAGCTCGCTGCTCGGCACCGATGCCGGTGAGCTGGCCGGGGTCGGCGCGCTCGGCGTGACCCTCGTCGCCGAGCTGGCGACGGTGCTCGACGACTTCGACGTGCTCATCGATTTCACCGCGCCGACGGCCACGCTCGCCCACCTCGAACTCTGCCGCGGCGCCAGCAAGCGCATGGTGATCGGCACCACCGGCTTCGACGAGGCCGGGCGCGCGGCGATCGCCGCGGCCGCCGAGTCGATCGGCATCGTCTTTGCGCCGAACATGAGCGTCGGCGTCAACCTGACCTTCAAGCTGCTCGACATCGCCGCGCGGGTGCTCGGCGACACGGTCGACATCGAGATCATCGAGGCCCATCACCGTCACAAGGTCGATGCCCCCTCGGGCACCGCGCTGCGCATGGGCGAGGTGGTGGCTGAGGCGCTCGGGCGCGATCTCGCCGAGGTCGCCGTCTACGGGCGCGAGGGCCACACCGGTGCGCGCGAGCGCCGTACCATCGGCTTCGAGACCATCCGCGCCGGTGACGTGGTCGGCGAGCACAGCGTCTGGTTCGCCGCCGAGGGCGAGCGCGTGGAGATCGCCCACAAGGCCTCCAGCCGCATGACCTTCGCCAGTGGCGCGGTACGTGCCGCCGGCTGGATCGGTGCGCGCGCGCGCGGCCAGTTCGACATGCAGGACGTGCTCGGGCTGCGCGACTACTGA